From the genome of Pelobacter propionicus DSM 2379, one region includes:
- the secA gene encoding preprotein translocase subunit SecA, translated as MFGSLVKKVFGSKNEREIKKLWPIVARINELEASISPLSDEQLRDKTAEFKERHGKGESLDALMPEAFAVCREASKRVLGMRHFDVQLIGGMVLHSGKISEMKTGEGKTLVATLPAYLNAISGKGVHVVTVNDYLARRDSEWMGRLYSFLGLTVGVIVHGVEDDQRRINYAADITYGTNNEFGFDYLRDNMKFSLDDYVQRGFNFAIVDEVDSILIDEARTPLIISGPTEDSTDKYYVIDRIIPLLKKGEVKEEEANTLSGKRKLYTGDFTIDEKAKSATLTEQGVLKVEKLLKVDNLYDPRNIEFLHHTQQALRAHAMYRRDVDYVVKDGEVMIVDEFTGRLMPGRRWSDGLHQAIEAKEGVTIENENQTLATITFQNYFRMYKKLGGMTGTADTEAEEFHKIYKLDVVVIPTNRPLLRPDFPDVIYKTEREKFGAVIQDIKEHYATGQPCLVGTISIEKSEVLSELLKREGIPHNVLNAKQHEREAEIVSQAGRLKAITIATNMAGRGTDILLGGNADALASQWRRANPEAGEEEYQAILKNYKTVCAAEHDEVVRLGGLHIIGTERHESRRIDNQLRGRSGRQGDPGSSRFYLSLEDDLLRIFGSERVSKIMDFLKIEEGEAITHAMINKSIENAQKKVEAHNFDIRKHLIEYDDVMNKQREVIYTQRREILGGQDIRESFLEMLDETVEEIVASYAIEKSPAEEWDWQAINEAVFKCFNLQFELPQDTMARLTPAGLKEMLAEQAHALFAARVKEMGDDLIDHLIKVMMLQAIDTHWKDHLLNIDHLKEGIGLRGYGQKDPKQEYKKEAYELFMGLIMRIREEVVERIFWVQLERPEEVEEIEEEQRSKKIVFNLSEEEERVQEPARSNRVAGRNDPCPCGSGKKYKKCCGK; from the coding sequence ATGTTCGGTTCACTTGTTAAAAAGGTCTTTGGCAGCAAAAACGAGCGTGAGATCAAGAAACTCTGGCCGATCGTGGCGCGCATTAATGAACTGGAGGCGTCGATCTCGCCCTTGAGCGACGAGCAGCTGCGCGACAAGACGGCCGAGTTCAAGGAACGCCATGGCAAGGGTGAGTCGCTGGACGCCCTTATGCCCGAGGCTTTTGCGGTCTGCCGCGAGGCGAGCAAGCGGGTACTGGGCATGCGCCATTTTGACGTGCAGCTGATCGGCGGCATGGTACTGCATTCCGGCAAAATATCCGAGATGAAGACCGGTGAGGGGAAGACCCTGGTGGCTACCCTGCCCGCCTACCTGAACGCCATCTCGGGCAAGGGCGTGCATGTGGTGACGGTCAACGACTACCTGGCCCGGCGCGACTCTGAGTGGATGGGCAGGCTGTACTCCTTCCTGGGGCTGACCGTCGGCGTGATCGTCCATGGCGTCGAGGACGATCAGCGCCGCATCAACTACGCCGCCGATATCACCTATGGCACCAACAACGAGTTCGGCTTCGACTACTTGCGGGACAACATGAAGTTCTCTCTGGACGACTACGTTCAGCGCGGCTTCAACTTTGCCATCGTCGACGAGGTGGACTCGATCCTGATCGACGAGGCCAGAACGCCCTTGATCATCTCCGGCCCCACCGAGGATTCCACAGACAAGTATTATGTCATCGACCGGATTATCCCGTTGCTGAAAAAGGGGGAGGTTAAGGAAGAGGAGGCCAACACCCTTTCGGGCAAGCGCAAGCTCTACACCGGCGACTTCACCATCGACGAGAAGGCCAAAAGCGCTACGCTCACCGAACAGGGTGTCCTCAAGGTGGAGAAGCTGCTCAAGGTGGACAACCTGTATGACCCGCGCAATATCGAGTTTTTGCACCACACCCAGCAGGCCCTGCGGGCCCATGCCATGTACAGGCGCGATGTGGACTATGTGGTCAAGGATGGCGAGGTGATGATCGTTGACGAATTCACCGGGCGCCTCATGCCGGGGCGGCGCTGGTCCGACGGCCTGCACCAGGCCATCGAGGCCAAGGAAGGGGTCACCATCGAGAATGAAAACCAGACCCTGGCCACCATCACCTTTCAGAACTACTTCCGCATGTACAAAAAGCTCGGCGGCATGACCGGTACCGCCGACACGGAAGCAGAGGAGTTTCACAAGATCTACAAGCTGGACGTGGTGGTTATTCCCACCAACCGTCCGCTCCTGCGTCCGGACTTCCCGGACGTGATCTACAAGACCGAGCGGGAGAAGTTCGGCGCGGTCATCCAGGACATCAAGGAACATTACGCCACCGGCCAGCCCTGTCTGGTGGGTACCATCTCCATCGAGAAGTCGGAGGTGCTGTCGGAACTGCTGAAAAGGGAGGGTATTCCCCACAACGTGCTTAACGCCAAGCAGCATGAGCGGGAGGCGGAGATCGTCTCCCAGGCCGGGCGTCTGAAGGCCATCACCATCGCCACCAATATGGCCGGCCGCGGTACCGACATTCTGCTGGGGGGCAATGCCGATGCGCTGGCCAGTCAGTGGCGTCGCGCCAACCCCGAGGCTGGCGAGGAAGAGTATCAGGCGATCCTGAAGAACTACAAGACCGTCTGTGCCGCCGAGCATGACGAGGTGGTCAGGTTGGGCGGCCTGCACATCATCGGCACCGAACGCCATGAATCGCGCCGTATCGACAACCAGTTACGCGGCCGTTCCGGCCGTCAGGGCGACCCTGGTTCGTCGCGCTTTTACCTCTCACTGGAGGATGACCTACTGCGAATCTTCGGTTCCGAGCGCGTGTCCAAGATCATGGATTTCCTCAAGATCGAAGAGGGAGAAGCCATCACCCATGCCATGATCAACAAGTCCATCGAGAATGCCCAGAAGAAGGTGGAGGCCCACAACTTCGACATCCGCAAGCACCTGATCGAGTATGACGATGTCATGAACAAACAGCGCGAGGTTATTTACACCCAGCGCCGCGAGATTCTGGGGGGGCAGGATATCCGCGAGAGTTTTCTGGAGATGCTGGACGAAACCGTGGAAGAGATTGTTGCCAGCTATGCCATCGAAAAGAGCCCGGCCGAGGAGTGGGACTGGCAGGCGATCAACGAGGCTGTGTTCAAGTGTTTCAACCTGCAGTTCGAACTGCCCCAGGATACCATGGCGCGACTTACGCCGGCCGGTCTGAAGGAAATGCTCGCAGAGCAGGCCCATGCCCTGTTTGCCGCCAGGGTGAAGGAGATGGGTGACGATCTGATCGACCACCTGATCAAGGTGATGATGCTGCAGGCAATCGACACCCACTGGAAAGACCACCTGCTCAACATCGATCACTTGAAGGAGGGGATCGGCCTACGCGGCTACGGCCAGAAGGATCCCAAGCAGGAGTACAAGAAGGAGGCCTACGAGCTCTTCATGGGGCTGATCATGCGTATCCGCGAAGAGGTGGTGGAGCGTATCTTCTGGGTGCAGCTGGAGCGGCCCGAGGAGGTGGAGGAGATCGAGGAGGAGCAGCGCAGCAAAAAGATCGTCTTCAATCTCTCCGAAGAAGAGGAGCGGGTGCAGGAACCGGCCAGGAGCAACCGTGTTGCCGGGAGAAACGATCCCTGTCCCTGCGGCAGTGGCAAGAAGTACAAGAAGTGCTGCGGAAAGTAG
- a CDS encoding aldehyde dehydrogenase family protein: protein MADVVKVIDELVAKATKAAQIYKTFTQEQVDKICAAMDAVSVANEVILGEEAVAETGIGRADHKAIKNHLGAHVVAEWQKDQKSVGIIREEEGVKYIAEPFGVIAAATPTTNPTSTVMFKSLIALKARNSVIFAAHPRAQKCSVHAAQLMRDAAISAGAPADIIQWIDEPSIEATNALFKHPGVKLVLATGGGAMVKSAYSSGHPAIGVGPGNTPVFISKSAKLSVAINNVIASKTFDNGTICSSDQSMIFDDPAVCKEGVKMMVERGAYLVNDEEKAKLEAVMFDKERGVPATAIVGKSPQFIAKLAGFDIPEDAKLLLVPLKCIGPEDWFSHEKLSPVLGYIAYNGTDEAIAAAKSQLLWGGAGHTSVVHSQDQAILDRYAMEIPANRLLLNQPAVHGSVGLIYNKLPPSLTLGCGTDGSNYLGNNISFRDLMSIKAVAQRMVDYERDE from the coding sequence ATGGCAGACGTAGTTAAAGTGATTGATGAGTTGGTAGCAAAGGCAACGAAGGCAGCTCAAATCTACAAAACCTTCACCCAGGAGCAGGTTGACAAAATTTGTGCCGCCATGGACGCAGTCAGCGTCGCCAACGAGGTAATCCTTGGCGAAGAAGCTGTAGCGGAAACCGGCATCGGCCGCGCTGACCACAAAGCCATCAAGAACCACCTTGGCGCCCACGTTGTTGCTGAATGGCAAAAAGATCAAAAATCCGTTGGTATTATCAGGGAAGAAGAAGGCGTAAAGTACATCGCCGAACCTTTCGGTGTTATCGCCGCCGCTACACCGACCACAAACCCGACTTCCACCGTTATGTTCAAGTCGCTGATCGCCCTCAAGGCCCGTAACTCCGTCATCTTCGCTGCCCACCCACGCGCACAGAAGTGCAGCGTCCACGCAGCACAGTTGATGCGTGATGCCGCCATCAGCGCCGGTGCACCCGCTGACATCATCCAGTGGATCGATGAACCCTCCATCGAAGCAACCAACGCCCTGTTCAAGCATCCCGGCGTAAAACTGGTCCTGGCCACCGGCGGCGGCGCCATGGTTAAATCGGCGTACAGCTCCGGCCACCCCGCCATCGGCGTCGGCCCCGGCAACACCCCGGTATTCATCTCCAAGTCGGCCAAACTCAGCGTTGCCATCAACAACGTTATCGCCTCCAAGACCTTCGACAATGGCACCATCTGCTCCTCCGACCAGTCCATGATCTTTGACGATCCGGCCGTCTGCAAAGAGGGCGTGAAGATGATGGTCGAGCGCGGAGCCTATCTCGTCAACGACGAAGAGAAAGCCAAGCTGGAAGCGGTCATGTTCGACAAGGAACGCGGCGTTCCCGCCACCGCCATCGTCGGCAAATCACCCCAGTTCATCGCCAAGCTGGCCGGTTTTGATATTCCTGAAGACGCCAAACTGCTGTTGGTGCCCCTCAAGTGCATCGGACCCGAAGACTGGTTCAGCCATGAGAAACTCTCCCCAGTTCTGGGCTATATCGCCTACAACGGCACCGACGAGGCCATTGCCGCAGCAAAATCCCAGCTGCTGTGGGGCGGCGCCGGACATACTTCGGTTGTTCACTCCCAGGACCAGGCCATTCTGGACAGGTATGCCATGGAAATCCCCGCCAACCGTTTGCTGCTCAACCAGCCTGCGGTTCACGGCTCCGTCGGCCTGATCTACAACAAACTGCCTCCTTCACTGACTCTGGGTTGCGGCACCGACGGCAGCAACTACCTGGGCAACAACATCAGTTTCCGCGACCTGATGAGCATCAAGGCGGTTGCACAGCGTATGGTTGACTACGAGCGCGACGAATAA
- the rpsF gene encoding 30S ribosomal protein S6, whose amino-acid sequence MRKYETIYILQPDLSEDDIKVVADKVQDVITSYKGDFQRLEDWGIRKLAYPINKCARGRYLYLRYDGGREMIAELERRLRLDEKVLRFQSVNITNQPEKPVVEKKPVPVEAEAVESAEAVAAPAETVSE is encoded by the coding sequence ATGAGGAAGTATGAAACGATTTACATCCTCCAGCCGGACCTGAGCGAAGACGATATCAAGGTCGTTGCCGACAAGGTCCAAGACGTTATCACATCCTACAAGGGTGACTTTCAACGCCTGGAAGACTGGGGCATCAGGAAGCTGGCTTATCCCATCAACAAATGTGCCAGGGGGCGCTACCTCTATCTGCGCTACGACGGCGGACGGGAAATGATCGCCGAGCTGGAGCGTCGTCTCAGGCTGGATGAAAAGGTTCTCCGTTTTCAGAGCGTCAACATCACCAACCAGCCCGAGAAGCCGGTTGTTGAGAAGAAACCGGTGCCTGTTGAGGCCGAGGCGGTGGAAAGCGCCGAGGCGGTTGCTGCTCCCGCTGAAACGGTTAGCGAATAA
- the rpsR gene encoding 30S ribosomal protein S18 has product MANERPTSQQRPAGGPRKRRPFQRRKVCRFCAEKNLTIDYKEPRTLRYFITERGKIVPRRISGNCSAHQREITEAIKRARNLALLPIASNHTLP; this is encoded by the coding sequence ATGGCCAACGAAAGACCCACATCACAGCAGAGACCCGCGGGCGGACCGCGCAAGAGACGTCCCTTTCAGCGCCGGAAAGTATGCCGGTTCTGCGCCGAGAAGAACCTGACCATCGACTACAAGGAGCCGCGTACGCTCCGTTACTTCATTACGGAGCGCGGCAAGATCGTTCCCCGTCGCATCTCCGGCAACTGCTCCGCTCACCAGCGGGAGATCACCGAGGCGATCAAGCGCGCCCGCAATCTGGCGCTGCTGCCCATAGCTTCGAATCATACGCTCCCCTAA
- a CDS encoding YybS family protein: MNENAQAGSVATHLVAAGIGAALSSLLFSLHMLIPPAGLVFGLLAPFPAIFFRLRHGRGTALIITLAATTLLTAGFGFQVGGLYLVQCGVIALLLPELLLAGFGAARSIAWTTAANLVVYLLAALTFMLVSGSDLRELHDLAVREINSNMGQALTIYEKAGVTGDDLVEVKRAMTSAASLLLRLFPALTTLMLMVMSGSSLVLVKRCSARFGFDLKIGEFRDFRNPEPMVWLLILAGFAMLSDIGTITTPALNLLVLLGALYFLQGMAVISSMLLRFGSAGLLRVAFWLLLIAQPYVAALVAAIGVFDLWGDFRTPRKQENL, encoded by the coding sequence ATGAATGAGAACGCGCAGGCCGGCAGCGTCGCGACGCATCTTGTTGCAGCCGGAATCGGGGCGGCTTTGTCCTCCCTGCTGTTTTCCCTCCATATGTTGATCCCGCCGGCAGGCCTTGTTTTTGGCCTGCTGGCGCCGTTTCCGGCCATATTCTTCCGACTCCGCCATGGCCGGGGGACTGCGCTGATCATCACGCTGGCTGCCACCACCCTGCTGACCGCGGGGTTCGGCTTCCAGGTGGGCGGGCTGTACCTGGTTCAGTGCGGCGTGATCGCACTGCTGCTGCCGGAACTGCTCCTGGCGGGTTTTGGGGCGGCCCGGAGCATCGCCTGGACAACGGCCGCCAACCTGGTGGTGTATCTTCTTGCTGCCCTGACATTCATGCTGGTCAGTGGCAGCGACCTGCGTGAACTCCATGACCTTGCTGTCAGGGAGATCAACAGCAACATGGGGCAGGCCCTGACCATCTATGAGAAGGCCGGTGTCACGGGGGACGATCTCGTCGAGGTGAAGCGGGCAATGACATCCGCTGCGAGCCTGTTGCTCAGACTCTTCCCGGCCCTGACGACGCTGATGCTGATGGTCATGTCTGGCAGCAGCCTCGTGCTGGTGAAACGCTGCTCTGCCCGCTTCGGTTTTGACCTCAAGATCGGAGAATTCCGGGATTTCAGGAACCCGGAGCCGATGGTCTGGCTCCTGATACTCGCCGGTTTCGCGATGCTGAGCGATATCGGCACCATCACCACGCCCGCCCTGAACCTGCTCGTGCTGCTGGGAGCGCTTTACTTCCTGCAGGGAATGGCGGTCATATCCAGCATGCTGCTGCGGTTCGGCTCAGCCGGTCTGCTGCGGGTGGCGTTCTGGTTGCTGCTGATTGCCCAGCCCTATGTGGCGGCCCTGGTGGCTGCCATCGGAGTATTTGACCTGTGGGGTGATTTTCGCACCCCCAGAAAACAGGAAAACCTGTAA
- the rplI gene encoding 50S ribosomal protein L9, translating to MKVILKENIDTLGHIGDIVKVAPGYARNYLLPKGLAVEATEKNAKALEHVKRQMAYRKDKVTQAAKLLLAKLEGITVELVHQAGVEGKLFGSVTNMEIAAFLKEKGVDIDRKKIALAEPIKQVGEYSVPVKLHPEVTASLKVNVSAPAAAE from the coding sequence ATGAAAGTTATTCTCAAGGAAAACATCGATACCCTCGGCCATATCGGCGACATCGTCAAGGTAGCCCCCGGTTACGCCCGCAACTACCTGCTGCCCAAGGGGCTGGCTGTGGAGGCAACCGAAAAGAACGCCAAGGCGCTGGAGCATGTCAAACGCCAGATGGCCTACCGCAAGGATAAGGTCACCCAGGCCGCCAAGCTGCTGCTCGCCAAACTGGAAGGGATTACCGTGGAACTGGTCCATCAGGCCGGCGTCGAGGGCAAGCTGTTCGGTTCCGTGACCAACATGGAAATCGCCGCTTTCCTGAAGGAAAAGGGTGTCGACATCGATCGCAAGAAGATCGCTCTTGCCGAGCCGATCAAGCAGGTGGGCGAGTACAGCGTTCCGGTCAAGCTGCACCCGGAAGTGACCGCCAGCCTCAAGGTCAACGTGAGCGCTCCCGCGGCGGCGGAGTAA
- a CDS encoding hemolysin family protein: MDSILLEVLVICLMIVLNGFFACSEFAIVSVRKSRIARLVLDGDERARIVETLQQDPHRLLALVQIGVTVAGSAASTVGGIIAIEHLRPFFATLPWPLIQKSAEPLAVITVVVLVSYVSLIVGELVPKAIGLQYADAIALRVARPIDFLSRVGSLAVSVLTISSKAVMKLLRVSGDRQGFITREELQHFVAEGRESGVFSETETEYIHNVFEFTHTCVREVMVPRTRIVGLELGTSRDQVVSVILENMYSRYPVYSGTIEDVVGVVHGKDLLGRMVAGEPFDLAATMKAPVFVPESKMVNELLKEMQRSQNQMAMVVDEYGGLNGLVTSQDLIEELLGEIRDEHDTAETAGIQRLADGSLLVDGFFSIFDLAEFLEIRQVADLPYDTVAGMILDALGRFPQRGEGVVWQGYRFTCEDVTRTAILRVRVVAAGE, from the coding sequence GTGGATTCCATTCTGCTGGAAGTGCTGGTTATCTGTCTGATGATCGTACTGAACGGCTTTTTTGCCTGTTCCGAATTCGCCATCGTATCGGTGCGCAAGAGCCGCATTGCCCGTCTGGTGTTGGATGGGGACGAACGGGCGCGGATCGTCGAGACGCTCCAGCAGGACCCCCACCGGTTGCTGGCGCTGGTGCAGATCGGGGTGACAGTGGCCGGTTCAGCCGCATCCACCGTCGGCGGCATCATCGCCATCGAACACCTGCGCCCCTTCTTTGCTACTCTCCCCTGGCCCCTGATACAGAAATCGGCGGAACCGCTGGCCGTGATCACGGTGGTGGTCCTGGTGTCCTATGTCTCACTGATTGTGGGTGAGCTGGTACCCAAAGCTATCGGCCTGCAGTACGCCGACGCTATTGCCCTGCGGGTTGCGCGTCCCATCGACTTCCTCTCACGGGTGGGGTCCCTGGCGGTGAGTGTTTTGACCATCTCCAGCAAGGCGGTGATGAAGTTACTGCGTGTCAGCGGCGACCGCCAGGGGTTCATCACCCGCGAGGAGTTACAGCATTTCGTTGCCGAGGGACGCGAGAGCGGGGTTTTCAGCGAGACCGAGACGGAATACATCCACAATGTTTTCGAATTCACCCACACCTGCGTACGCGAGGTGATGGTGCCGCGCACCCGTATCGTGGGGCTCGAGCTGGGCACCTCCCGTGATCAGGTCGTGTCGGTGATTCTGGAGAACATGTACTCCCGCTACCCGGTCTATAGCGGGACCATAGAAGACGTTGTCGGCGTGGTGCATGGCAAGGATCTGCTGGGCCGGATGGTGGCCGGCGAGCCGTTCGATCTCGCCGCCACCATGAAAGCGCCGGTATTTGTTCCGGAGAGCAAGATGGTCAACGAACTGCTCAAGGAGATGCAACGCAGCCAGAACCAGATGGCGATGGTGGTGGACGAGTATGGCGGCCTGAATGGCCTGGTTACCTCCCAGGATTTGATCGAAGAGCTGCTGGGCGAGATCCGCGATGAACACGATACCGCCGAGACCGCCGGCATTCAGCGCCTGGCGGACGGCTCCCTGCTGGTTGACGGCTTCTTCTCCATTTTCGACCTGGCTGAATTCCTTGAGATCAGACAGGTCGCGGATCTCCCCTACGATACGGTCGCCGGAATGATCCTGGACGCCCTGGGTCGCTTCCCGCAGCGTGGTGAAGGCGTGGTCTGGCAGGGGTACCGCTTCACCTGTGAAGACGTCACCAGGACGGCCATCCTGCGGGTGCGGGTCGTGGCGGCGGGGGAATAG
- a CDS encoding DUF3971 domain-containing protein, with amino-acid sequence MLKRLHIRLPALLLLFLVSGLIGLALFLPRLIDVNAYRDDIITSLRQELNRDVSFGRGTFSMKFGPTFTFDDLSVREKGGGDFLRATRVSVHLALLPLLEKRIVLRTVVVEGADLRLERDAAGRLNIDDLLVPRPGAYKLQLRKVQVNGGVLRWRDRSVAKDGFQAEARISTLLLSGIRPGKRGTVKLECSLLALSGAPGQISLSGSVRLPDSGRPLSTLELDMDAHIRRFDAGRFWPYYGSHIPFGPTGGRLDISTSFKGTPRQFSARGTLRLAGVSVNWPTVFHHPVNPRLAQLQYELKREKNVIDMPLLHFSADGFTVRGSCRIQDVNGPDPRITARASSEPFQLERVRNWIPYGIIADDASRYIEEHITGGLFRLENGLLDGRVSQIAHMERGTNYNVLRIKGTVERGIVSYGPNVPAFSNIRGGLDLLGKDFILSKVTASFGGSPFRLEGRITDYPLLAPCSYPFQMEINPRPAEVAWLARLAGLSGLEFGGTSQLVLKGSGMTSSYALSGEWDLKPASYSFPGIIRKQPGTVNSLSFSSLLSPTATRLNSLTYSLPPLALSAAARLDYGVKPRLTFEVQTNQFLLNEALPILSRWRSYHPRGRLQAHVRGSGNPEEFSAMEYSGTVALQSFAFQPGETFRPVSNLNGSLILRGNGLEASGISMQYGSSFITGRGRVRNFSTPEAEISLSSPQLHLRDLVSGPPRTDTAIRGLSASLSVRDSVCVIRSLSGQLNSSAFAISGRYAGGAAPSADLTLNSRHLDLDELLLLVGAGGEDDGGAKTDLRLRVVAEGSSYKKVRLNRLNLDLSRDSGIFYIHDLQAGLYGGKLNAKGRIAPDSARINRYDLNLNLEKVNAAQFLRALDVSPEVTGSLSLQGNVTARGANMTDIKRSALGNLRLRLEEGKLRKFNVLSKLFSLLNLSQLLKFQLPDMVHGGMPYNEIKGSFAVSDGSVATQDLFIKSDAINISVVGSADIVRELLDFTIGVQPLQTVDKVVNRIPVVGWLLTGKDRSVVTAYYEAKGSWSDPQVKSVSVKSLSKGAWNVFRRVFELPVRLFSDTGEVLLGE; translated from the coding sequence ATGCTCAAGCGTCTGCATATCCGCCTGCCCGCGCTCCTGCTGCTCTTCCTGGTTTCGGGGCTGATCGGGCTGGCACTGTTCCTGCCGCGCCTGATCGACGTCAACGCCTACCGTGACGATATCATCACCTCCCTGCGGCAAGAACTCAACCGCGACGTCAGCTTCGGGCGCGGCACGTTTTCAATGAAGTTCGGCCCCACCTTCACCTTCGATGACCTGTCCGTCCGGGAGAAGGGGGGCGGGGATTTCCTCAGGGCCACACGCGTCAGCGTTCACCTGGCCCTGCTGCCGCTCCTGGAGAAGCGTATTGTTCTGCGCACTGTTGTCGTGGAAGGGGCTGATCTGCGACTGGAACGGGATGCTGCCGGCAGGCTGAACATCGACGATCTGCTCGTTCCTCGCCCTGGTGCATACAAGCTGCAGCTACGAAAGGTGCAGGTCAACGGAGGAGTGCTCCGCTGGCGCGACAGGAGTGTCGCTAAAGATGGTTTTCAGGCCGAGGCGCGCATCTCCACCCTGCTGCTCAGCGGCATCCGCCCCGGAAAGAGGGGAACCGTGAAGCTGGAGTGTAGCCTGCTCGCGCTGTCAGGCGCTCCCGGCCAGATTTCCCTGTCCGGGAGTGTCAGGCTTCCCGACAGCGGCAGGCCGCTCTCCACGCTGGAACTGGATATGGACGCCCATATCCGGCGCTTCGATGCAGGGCGTTTCTGGCCCTACTATGGCAGCCACATCCCCTTTGGTCCCACCGGGGGGCGGCTGGATATATCCACCAGCTTCAAGGGCACACCGCGGCAGTTCAGCGCCAGGGGTACGCTCCGCCTGGCCGGTGTGTCCGTGAACTGGCCGACGGTCTTCCACCACCCGGTCAATCCGCGCCTGGCGCAGCTCCAGTACGAGCTGAAGCGGGAGAAAAACGTCATCGACATGCCCCTGCTGCACTTTTCCGCCGATGGCTTCACGGTCAGGGGGAGCTGCCGGATCCAGGATGTCAACGGCCCGGATCCGCGCATCACGGCCAGGGCCTCCTCGGAGCCGTTCCAGCTTGAAAGGGTGCGCAACTGGATCCCCTACGGCATCATCGCCGACGATGCCTCCCGGTATATCGAGGAGCATATCACCGGCGGCCTGTTCCGGCTGGAGAACGGCCTTTTGGACGGCAGGGTCAGCCAGATCGCCCACATGGAGAGGGGTACCAACTACAACGTCCTGCGCATCAAGGGGACCGTTGAGCGGGGAATCGTCAGCTACGGTCCCAACGTGCCCGCCTTCTCTAACATCCGGGGGGGGCTGGATCTGTTGGGCAAGGACTTTATCCTCAGTAAGGTCACCGCCAGCTTCGGAGGCTCGCCCTTCCGCCTGGAGGGGAGGATCACCGACTATCCGCTGCTGGCTCCCTGCAGCTACCCCTTCCAGATGGAGATCAATCCCCGGCCGGCCGAGGTGGCCTGGCTGGCGCGGCTCGCCGGTTTGAGCGGGCTGGAGTTTGGCGGCACCTCGCAGCTGGTGCTGAAGGGGAGCGGCATGACCTCCTCCTATGCCCTTTCAGGTGAATGGGACCTGAAACCGGCCTCCTACTCATTCCCCGGAATCATCCGCAAGCAGCCGGGAACCGTCAACAGCCTCTCCTTCAGCTCCCTGCTGTCACCAACCGCCACACGGCTGAACAGCCTGACCTATTCCCTGCCCCCGCTGGCGCTCTCGGCCGCCGCACGGCTCGACTACGGCGTCAAACCCCGTCTGACGTTCGAGGTTCAAACCAACCAGTTCCTGCTCAACGAGGCGCTTCCCATCCTCTCCCGCTGGCGTTCGTACCATCCCCGGGGCAGGCTCCAGGCCCATGTCAGGGGGAGCGGCAACCCGGAGGAGTTCAGCGCCATGGAGTACAGCGGAACGGTTGCCCTGCAATCCTTCGCCTTCCAGCCGGGCGAGACGTTCAGGCCGGTGAGCAACCTCAATGGCTCGCTGATCTTACGGGGCAACGGTCTGGAGGCATCCGGCATCAGCATGCAGTACGGCAGCTCTTTCATCACCGGTCGGGGACGGGTCAGGAACTTCAGCACCCCCGAGGCGGAGATCAGTCTGTCGTCACCACAGCTCCATCTGCGCGATCTGGTCTCCGGTCCACCCCGGACCGATACCGCTATCCGCGGGCTGTCGGCATCCCTTTCCGTCAGGGACAGCGTCTGCGTGATCCGCTCCCTTTCCGGCCAGCTCAACTCCTCTGCCTTCGCTATCAGTGGCAGGTACGCGGGGGGCGCCGCGCCTTCGGCTGACCTCACCCTCAACTCCCGTCACCTGGACCTGGACGAACTCCTGCTGCTGGTGGGAGCGGGGGGGGAGGATGACGGGGGGGCGAAAACGGATCTCCGGCTCCGGGTGGTCGCCGAGGGGAGCTCCTACAAAAAGGTTCGCCTGAACCGCCTGAACCTGGACCTTTCCCGTGACAGCGGCATCTTCTACATCCATGACCTGCAAGCCGGCCTCTATGGCGGCAAGCTCAACGCCAAGGGGCGGATAGCGCCCGATAGCGCCCGCATCAACCGCTATGACCTGAACCTGAACCTGGAAAAGGTCAATGCCGCGCAGTTCCTGCGCGCGCTGGATGTGTCCCCGGAGGTCACCGGCAGCCTCAGCCTGCAGGGGAATGTCACCGCCCGCGGTGCGAATATGACCGATATCAAGCGCAGCGCCCTGGGAAATCTGCGCCTGCGCCTGGAAGAGGGGAAACTGCGGAAATTCAACGTACTCTCCAAGCTTTTCTCACTTCTGAACCTGTCGCAGCTGTTGAAATTCCAGCTGCCCGACATGGTCCATGGCGGCATGCCCTACAACGAAATCAAGGGGAGTTTCGCGGTGAGCGACGGGAGTGTCGCCACCCAGGACCTGTTCATCAAAAGCGATGCCATCAACATCTCGGTGGTCGGCAGTGCGGACATCGTCAGGGAACTTTTGGATTTCACCATCGGCGTACAGCCGTTACAGACCGTGGACAAGGTCGTCAACCGCATCCCGGTGGTGGGGTGGCTGCTGACCGGCAAGGACAGGTCGGTCGTAACCGCCTATTACGAGGCCAAGGGGAGCTGGTCCGATCCGCAGGTCAAATCCGTTTCGGTTAAATCCCTGTCAAAGGGGGCCTGGAACGTTTTCAGAAGGGTGTTTGAGCTGCCGGTGCGCCTGTTCTCCGATACGGGCGAAGTTTTGCTGGGGGAGTGA